From Tripterygium wilfordii isolate XIE 37 chromosome 13, ASM1340144v1, whole genome shotgun sequence, the proteins below share one genomic window:
- the LOC120011872 gene encoding uncharacterized protein LOC120011872 isoform X2, with translation MGATEEPILSRLDRLDNMLKYLQEIKGLNRSPRSSCESTPSSGTLTSEGHGSSLDFSPKSLENHCRPIELVITQTEVKGTLIERLEQVESRVLKLEKELEAEKKIEEKRPHKKGLKQLVKQYVKRNGKHKRGG, from the exons ATGGGTGCCACCGAAGAACCTATTCTCTCCAGATTGGATCGCTTAGACAACAtg TTGAAATACTTGCAGGAGATCAAAGGCCTCAACAGATCGCCGAGGAGCTCCTGTGAATCAACGCCATCAAGTGGGACCCTGACAAGCGAAGGGCATGGATCGTCCCTTGATTTCTCCCCAAAGAGCCTGGAGAATCACTGCCGTCCGATTGAGCTAGTGATCACGCAGACCGAGGTCAAGGGGACCCTCATCGAGAGGCTGGAACAAGTAGAGAGTCGCGTGTTAAAG CTAGAGAAGGAACTGGAGGCGGAGAAAAAGATAGAAGAAAAGAGGCCCCACAAGAAGGGACTGAAGCAACTGGTGAAGCAATATGTCAAAAGAAATGGaaaacacaagagggggggctGA
- the LOC120011872 gene encoding uncharacterized protein LOC120011872 isoform X1, which produces MGATEEPILSRLDRLDNMLKYLQEIKGLNRSPRSSCESTPSSGTLTSEGHGSSLDFSPKSLENHCRPIELVITQTEVKGTLIERLEQVESRVLKLCLQLEKELEAEKKIEEKRPHKKGLKQLVKQYVKRNGKHKRGG; this is translated from the exons ATGGGTGCCACCGAAGAACCTATTCTCTCCAGATTGGATCGCTTAGACAACAtg TTGAAATACTTGCAGGAGATCAAAGGCCTCAACAGATCGCCGAGGAGCTCCTGTGAATCAACGCCATCAAGTGGGACCCTGACAAGCGAAGGGCATGGATCGTCCCTTGATTTCTCCCCAAAGAGCCTGGAGAATCACTGCCGTCCGATTGAGCTAGTGATCACGCAGACCGAGGTCAAGGGGACCCTCATCGAGAGGCTGGAACAAGTAGAGAGTCGCGTGTTAAAG CTGTGTTTGCAGCTAGAGAAGGAACTGGAGGCGGAGAAAAAGATAGAAGAAAAGAGGCCCCACAAGAAGGGACTGAAGCAACTGGTGAAGCAATATGTCAAAAGAAATGGaaaacacaagagggggggctGA
- the LOC120011871 gene encoding uncharacterized protein LOC120011871 isoform X1 — translation MPIMGATEEPILSRLDRLDNMLKYLNDIKGLDRSPRSSCESTPSSGTLTSEGRGSSLDFSQKSLENHCRPIEAAITQAEVRGTLTERLDQLECRVLKLCLQLEKELEAEKKREEKRLHKKGLKPLVELCIKRGKVCIGH, via the exons ATGCCAATCATGGGTGCCACCGAAGAACCTATTCTCTCCAGACTGGATCGCTTAGACAACATG TTGAAATACTTGAATGACATCAAAGGCCTCGACAGATCGCCGAGGAGCTCCTGTGAGTCAACGCCATCAAGTGGGACCCTTACAAGCGAAGGGCGTGGATCGTCCCTTGATTTCTCCCAAAAGAGCCTAGAGAATCACTGCCGTCCGATTGAGGCGGCGATCACGCAGGCCGAGGTCAGGGGGACCCTCACCGAGAGGCTGGACCAACTGGAGTGTCGCGTGTTAAAG CTGTGTTTGCAGCTAGAGAAGGAACTGGAGgcggagaaaaagagagaagaaaagaggctCCACAAGAAGGGACTGAAGCCACTGGTGGAGTTATGTATCAAAAGAGGTAAAGTATGTATAGGTCATTGA
- the LOC120011871 gene encoding uncharacterized protein LOC120011871 isoform X2: protein MPIMGATEEPILSRLDRLDNMLKYLNDIKGLDRSPRSSCESTPSSGTLTSEGRGSSLDFSQKSLENHCRPIEAAITQAEVRGTLTERLDQLECRVLKLEKELEAEKKREEKRLHKKGLKPLVELCIKRGKVCIGH from the exons ATGCCAATCATGGGTGCCACCGAAGAACCTATTCTCTCCAGACTGGATCGCTTAGACAACATG TTGAAATACTTGAATGACATCAAAGGCCTCGACAGATCGCCGAGGAGCTCCTGTGAGTCAACGCCATCAAGTGGGACCCTTACAAGCGAAGGGCGTGGATCGTCCCTTGATTTCTCCCAAAAGAGCCTAGAGAATCACTGCCGTCCGATTGAGGCGGCGATCACGCAGGCCGAGGTCAGGGGGACCCTCACCGAGAGGCTGGACCAACTGGAGTGTCGCGTGTTAAAG CTAGAGAAGGAACTGGAGgcggagaaaaagagagaagaaaagaggctCCACAAGAAGGGACTGAAGCCACTGGTGGAGTTATGTATCAAAAGAGGTAAAGTATGTATAGGTCATTGA
- the LOC120011869 gene encoding cellulose synthase A catalytic subunit 3 [UDP-forming]-like isoform X1, with protein MESEGETGAKPMRNLGGQVCQICGDNVGKAVHGEPFVACDVCAFPVCRPCYEYERKDGNQSCPQCKTRYKRHKGSPAILGDREEDADADDSVSDFNYSSENQSQKQKIAERMLSWHMTYGRGEDVAAPNYDKEVSHNDIPLLTNGQEVSGELSAASPEHLSMASPAAGGGGKRIHSLSYSADVNQSPNIRVVDPVREFGSPGLGNVAWKERVDGWKMKQEKNVVPPMSTGHATSERGGGDIDASTDVLVDDSLLNDEARQPLSRKVSIPSSRINPYRMVIVLRLVILSIFLHYRITNPVPNAYALWLISVICEIWFAISWILDQFPKWLPVNRETYLDRLALRYDREGEPSQLAAVDIFVSTVDPLKEPPLVTANTVLSILAVDYPVDKVSCYVSDDGAAMLTFEALSETSEFARKWVPFCKKYNIEPRAPEWYFAQKIDYLKDKVQPSFVKDRRAMKREYEEFKIRVNGLVAKAQKVPEEGWIMQDGTPWPGNNTRDHPGMIQVFLGQSGGLDAEGNELPRLVYVSREKRPGFQHHKKAGAMNALVRVSAVLTNGPFMLNLDCDHYINNSKALRESMCFLMDPNLGKHVCYVQFPQRFDGIDRNDRYANRNTVFFDINLRGLDGIQGPVYVGTGCVFNRTALYGYEPPLKPKHKKSGFFSSMCGGARKKGSKSSKKGSDKKKSGKHVDPTVPIFSLEDIEEGVEGAGFDDEKSLLMSQMSLEKRFGQSAVFVASTLMENGGVPQSATPENLLKEAIHVISCGYEDKTDWGNEIGWIYGSVTEDILTGFKMHARGWRSIYCMPKRPAFKGSAPINLSDRLNQVLRWALGSVEILLSRHCPIWYGYGGRLKWLERFAYVNTTIYPITSIPLLMYCTLPAICLLTNKFIIPQISNIASIWFLALFLSIFATGILEMRWSGVGIDEWWRNEQFWVIGGVSAHLFAVFQGLLKVLAGIDTNFTVTSKASDEDGDFAELYMFKWTTLLIAPTTLLIVNLVGVVAGTSYAINSGYQSWGPLFGKLFFAFWVIVHLYPFLKGLMGRQNRTPTIVVVWSILLASIFSLLWVRVDPFTTRVTGPDVQLCGINC; from the exons GTAGCCCTGCCATTCTTGGTGACAGGGAAGAGGATGCTGATGCTGATGATAGTGTAAGTGATTTCAATTATTCCTCAGAAAATCAGAGCCAGAAGCAGAAGATTGCTGAGCGCATGTTGAGCTGGCATATGACATATGGACGCGGGGAGGATGTGGCAGCTCCAAACTATGATAAAGAGGTTTCTCATAATGACATTCCTCTGCTTACCAATGGCCAGGAG GTATCTGGAGAACTATCTGCTGCATCTCCTGAACACCTTTCTATGGCTTCTCCTGCTGCTGGTGGTGGTGGGAAGCGAATCCATTCTCTTTCCTACTCAGCTGATGTTAATCAATCAC CTAATATCAGAGTTGTGGATCCGGTAAGAGAGTTTGGTTCTCCAGGACTTGGTAATGTAGCCTGGAAAGAGAGAGTTGATGGCTGGAAGATGAAGCAGGAGAAGAATGTTGTTCCTCCAATGAGCACTGGCCATGCTACTTCTGAGAGAGGTGGTGGCGATATTGATGCAAGCACTGATGTGCTAGTGGATGACTCTTTGTT GAATGATGAAGCTCGGCAGCCTCTCTCAAGGAAGGTTTCAATTCCATCATCCAGGATAAATCCTTACAGGATGGTCATTGTTCTGCGGCTTGTTATTCTCAGCATTTTCTTGCACTATCGAATAACTAACCCTGTGCCCAATGCTTATGCTCTTTGGTTGATATCTGTGATATGTGAGATCTGGTTTGCTATATCTTGGATATTGGATCAGTTCCCTAAGTGGCTTCCTGTAAACCGTGAAACATATCTTGACAGGCTTGCTTTAAG ATATGATCGTGAAGGGGAACCATCACAATTAGCTGCTGTTGACATTTTTGTCAGTACTGTTGATCCGTTAAAGGAGCCTCCTCTTGTGACTGCTAATACCGTGCTTTCCATTCTTGCTGTTGACTACCCAGTTGATAAGGTTTCTTGCTATGTCTCTGATGATGGTGCTGCCATGTTGACATTTGAAGCTCTTTCTGAAACGTCAGAATTTGCTAGAAAATGGGTACCTTTCTGCAAGAAATATAACATTGAGCCTCGGGCTCCAGAATGGTACTTCGCACAAAAGATTGACTACTTAAAAGATAAAGTTCAACCATCATTTGTGAAAGACCGAAGAGCTATGAAG agagaatatgaagaatttAAAATTCGTGTCAATGGGCTTGTTGCAAAGGCACAAAAAGTTCCTGAAGAAGGATGGATTATGCAAGATGGCACTCCATGGCCTGGAAATAACACCAGAGACCATCCAGGAATGATCCAG GTTTTCTTAGGCCAAAGTGGAGGGCTTGATGCTGAGGGTAATGAGCTGCCTCGTTTAGTTTATGTTTCTCGTGAAAAGCGCCCAGGATTCCAGCATCACAAGAAAGCTGGTGCTATGAACGCTCTT GTTCGAGTCTCAGCAGTACTTACTAACGGGCCTTTCATGTTGAATCTTGATTGTGATCACTACATTAACAACAGCAAGGCCTTGAGGGAATCTATGTGCTTTCTAATGGATCCCAACCTTGGGAAACATGTTTGCTATGTTCAGTTCCCGCAGAGATTTGATGGTATTGATAGGAATGATCGATATGCCAATCGAAATACTGTGTTCTTTGAT ATTAACTTGAGAGGTTTGGATGGCATCCAAGGTCCTGTTTATGTGGGTACTGGATGTGTCTTCAATCGAACAGCTTTGTATGGTTATGAGCCACCTCTCAAACCGAAGCACAAGAAATCCGGGTTTTTCTCATCAATGTGCGGTGGGGCACGGAAGAAGGGTTCAAAGTCAAGTAAGAAGGGCTCTGATAAGAAGAAATCTGGCAAACATGTGGATCCTACTGTGCCAATTTTCAGTTTAGAGGATATAGAGGAAGGGGTAGAAG GTGCTGGATTTGATGATGAGAAGTCTCTACTCATGTCTCAAATGAGCCTGGAGAAAAGATTTGGCCAGTCTGCTGTTTTTGTTGCCTCTACTCTTATGGAGAATGGTGGTGTTCCGCAATCGGCAACGCCAGAAAATCTTCTTAAGGAGGCTATTCATGTTATCAGTTGTGGGTACGAGGATAAAACAGACTGGGGTAATGAG ATTGGATGGATCTATGGTTCTGTTACAGAAGATATTTTAACTGGATTTAAGATGCATGCGCGTGGGTGGAGGTCAATTTATTGCATGCCCAAACGGCCAGCCTTCAAAGGATCTGCTCCTATTAATCTTTCTGATCGTCTAAACCAAGTGCTTCGATGGGCTCTAGGCTCTGTTGAAATTCTTCTTAGTCGGCACTGTCCCATCTGGTATGGTTATGGTGGCAGGTTGAAGTGGCTTGAAAGATTTGCATATGTTAACACTACCATCTATCCAATCACTTCCATTCCGCTTCTCATGTATTGCACACTGCCTGCTATTTGTCTACTCACAAACAAGTTCATTATTCCTCAG ATTAGTAACATTGCAAGTATATGGTTTCTTgctctcttcctttccatctTTGCAACTGGTATTTTGGAGATGAGATGGAGTGGTGTTGGAATTGATGAGTGGTGGAGAAATGAACAGTTTTGGGTTATTGGTGGTGTCTCAGCCCATCTTTTTGCCGTCTTCCAAGGCCTGCTGAAAGTACTTGCTGGAATCGACACCAACTTTACTGTCACCTCCAAGGCATCAGATGAAGATGGGGATTTTGCAGAACTTTACATGTTCAAATGGACAACACTGCTCATCGCACCAACAACTCTCCTCATTGTAAACTTGGTGGGCGTTGTTGCAGGGACCTCCTATGCCATCAACAGTGGCTATCAATCTTGGGGTCCTCTCTTTGGCAAGTTATTCTTTGCATTCTGGGTGATTGTCCATCTGTATCCTTTCCTCAAAGGTCTGATGGGTCGTCAGAACCGAACACCGACAATTGTCGTTGTGTGGTCCATTCTCCTTGCTTCCATCTTCTCCTTGTTGTGGGTGAGGGTTGATCCATTCACCACTAGAGTCACTGGTCCAGATGTGCAGCTATGTGGAATCAACTGTTAA
- the LOC120011869 gene encoding cellulose synthase A catalytic subunit 3 [UDP-forming]-like isoform X2, whose translation MRNLGGQVCQICGDNVGKAVHGEPFVACDVCAFPVCRPCYEYERKDGNQSCPQCKTRYKRHKGSPAILGDREEDADADDSVSDFNYSSENQSQKQKIAERMLSWHMTYGRGEDVAAPNYDKEVSHNDIPLLTNGQEVSGELSAASPEHLSMASPAAGGGGKRIHSLSYSADVNQSPNIRVVDPVREFGSPGLGNVAWKERVDGWKMKQEKNVVPPMSTGHATSERGGGDIDASTDVLVDDSLLNDEARQPLSRKVSIPSSRINPYRMVIVLRLVILSIFLHYRITNPVPNAYALWLISVICEIWFAISWILDQFPKWLPVNRETYLDRLALRYDREGEPSQLAAVDIFVSTVDPLKEPPLVTANTVLSILAVDYPVDKVSCYVSDDGAAMLTFEALSETSEFARKWVPFCKKYNIEPRAPEWYFAQKIDYLKDKVQPSFVKDRRAMKREYEEFKIRVNGLVAKAQKVPEEGWIMQDGTPWPGNNTRDHPGMIQVFLGQSGGLDAEGNELPRLVYVSREKRPGFQHHKKAGAMNALVRVSAVLTNGPFMLNLDCDHYINNSKALRESMCFLMDPNLGKHVCYVQFPQRFDGIDRNDRYANRNTVFFDINLRGLDGIQGPVYVGTGCVFNRTALYGYEPPLKPKHKKSGFFSSMCGGARKKGSKSSKKGSDKKKSGKHVDPTVPIFSLEDIEEGVEGAGFDDEKSLLMSQMSLEKRFGQSAVFVASTLMENGGVPQSATPENLLKEAIHVISCGYEDKTDWGNEIGWIYGSVTEDILTGFKMHARGWRSIYCMPKRPAFKGSAPINLSDRLNQVLRWALGSVEILLSRHCPIWYGYGGRLKWLERFAYVNTTIYPITSIPLLMYCTLPAICLLTNKFIIPQISNIASIWFLALFLSIFATGILEMRWSGVGIDEWWRNEQFWVIGGVSAHLFAVFQGLLKVLAGIDTNFTVTSKASDEDGDFAELYMFKWTTLLIAPTTLLIVNLVGVVAGTSYAINSGYQSWGPLFGKLFFAFWVIVHLYPFLKGLMGRQNRTPTIVVVWSILLASIFSLLWVRVDPFTTRVTGPDVQLCGINC comes from the exons GTAGCCCTGCCATTCTTGGTGACAGGGAAGAGGATGCTGATGCTGATGATAGTGTAAGTGATTTCAATTATTCCTCAGAAAATCAGAGCCAGAAGCAGAAGATTGCTGAGCGCATGTTGAGCTGGCATATGACATATGGACGCGGGGAGGATGTGGCAGCTCCAAACTATGATAAAGAGGTTTCTCATAATGACATTCCTCTGCTTACCAATGGCCAGGAG GTATCTGGAGAACTATCTGCTGCATCTCCTGAACACCTTTCTATGGCTTCTCCTGCTGCTGGTGGTGGTGGGAAGCGAATCCATTCTCTTTCCTACTCAGCTGATGTTAATCAATCAC CTAATATCAGAGTTGTGGATCCGGTAAGAGAGTTTGGTTCTCCAGGACTTGGTAATGTAGCCTGGAAAGAGAGAGTTGATGGCTGGAAGATGAAGCAGGAGAAGAATGTTGTTCCTCCAATGAGCACTGGCCATGCTACTTCTGAGAGAGGTGGTGGCGATATTGATGCAAGCACTGATGTGCTAGTGGATGACTCTTTGTT GAATGATGAAGCTCGGCAGCCTCTCTCAAGGAAGGTTTCAATTCCATCATCCAGGATAAATCCTTACAGGATGGTCATTGTTCTGCGGCTTGTTATTCTCAGCATTTTCTTGCACTATCGAATAACTAACCCTGTGCCCAATGCTTATGCTCTTTGGTTGATATCTGTGATATGTGAGATCTGGTTTGCTATATCTTGGATATTGGATCAGTTCCCTAAGTGGCTTCCTGTAAACCGTGAAACATATCTTGACAGGCTTGCTTTAAG ATATGATCGTGAAGGGGAACCATCACAATTAGCTGCTGTTGACATTTTTGTCAGTACTGTTGATCCGTTAAAGGAGCCTCCTCTTGTGACTGCTAATACCGTGCTTTCCATTCTTGCTGTTGACTACCCAGTTGATAAGGTTTCTTGCTATGTCTCTGATGATGGTGCTGCCATGTTGACATTTGAAGCTCTTTCTGAAACGTCAGAATTTGCTAGAAAATGGGTACCTTTCTGCAAGAAATATAACATTGAGCCTCGGGCTCCAGAATGGTACTTCGCACAAAAGATTGACTACTTAAAAGATAAAGTTCAACCATCATTTGTGAAAGACCGAAGAGCTATGAAG agagaatatgaagaatttAAAATTCGTGTCAATGGGCTTGTTGCAAAGGCACAAAAAGTTCCTGAAGAAGGATGGATTATGCAAGATGGCACTCCATGGCCTGGAAATAACACCAGAGACCATCCAGGAATGATCCAG GTTTTCTTAGGCCAAAGTGGAGGGCTTGATGCTGAGGGTAATGAGCTGCCTCGTTTAGTTTATGTTTCTCGTGAAAAGCGCCCAGGATTCCAGCATCACAAGAAAGCTGGTGCTATGAACGCTCTT GTTCGAGTCTCAGCAGTACTTACTAACGGGCCTTTCATGTTGAATCTTGATTGTGATCACTACATTAACAACAGCAAGGCCTTGAGGGAATCTATGTGCTTTCTAATGGATCCCAACCTTGGGAAACATGTTTGCTATGTTCAGTTCCCGCAGAGATTTGATGGTATTGATAGGAATGATCGATATGCCAATCGAAATACTGTGTTCTTTGAT ATTAACTTGAGAGGTTTGGATGGCATCCAAGGTCCTGTTTATGTGGGTACTGGATGTGTCTTCAATCGAACAGCTTTGTATGGTTATGAGCCACCTCTCAAACCGAAGCACAAGAAATCCGGGTTTTTCTCATCAATGTGCGGTGGGGCACGGAAGAAGGGTTCAAAGTCAAGTAAGAAGGGCTCTGATAAGAAGAAATCTGGCAAACATGTGGATCCTACTGTGCCAATTTTCAGTTTAGAGGATATAGAGGAAGGGGTAGAAG GTGCTGGATTTGATGATGAGAAGTCTCTACTCATGTCTCAAATGAGCCTGGAGAAAAGATTTGGCCAGTCTGCTGTTTTTGTTGCCTCTACTCTTATGGAGAATGGTGGTGTTCCGCAATCGGCAACGCCAGAAAATCTTCTTAAGGAGGCTATTCATGTTATCAGTTGTGGGTACGAGGATAAAACAGACTGGGGTAATGAG ATTGGATGGATCTATGGTTCTGTTACAGAAGATATTTTAACTGGATTTAAGATGCATGCGCGTGGGTGGAGGTCAATTTATTGCATGCCCAAACGGCCAGCCTTCAAAGGATCTGCTCCTATTAATCTTTCTGATCGTCTAAACCAAGTGCTTCGATGGGCTCTAGGCTCTGTTGAAATTCTTCTTAGTCGGCACTGTCCCATCTGGTATGGTTATGGTGGCAGGTTGAAGTGGCTTGAAAGATTTGCATATGTTAACACTACCATCTATCCAATCACTTCCATTCCGCTTCTCATGTATTGCACACTGCCTGCTATTTGTCTACTCACAAACAAGTTCATTATTCCTCAG ATTAGTAACATTGCAAGTATATGGTTTCTTgctctcttcctttccatctTTGCAACTGGTATTTTGGAGATGAGATGGAGTGGTGTTGGAATTGATGAGTGGTGGAGAAATGAACAGTTTTGGGTTATTGGTGGTGTCTCAGCCCATCTTTTTGCCGTCTTCCAAGGCCTGCTGAAAGTACTTGCTGGAATCGACACCAACTTTACTGTCACCTCCAAGGCATCAGATGAAGATGGGGATTTTGCAGAACTTTACATGTTCAAATGGACAACACTGCTCATCGCACCAACAACTCTCCTCATTGTAAACTTGGTGGGCGTTGTTGCAGGGACCTCCTATGCCATCAACAGTGGCTATCAATCTTGGGGTCCTCTCTTTGGCAAGTTATTCTTTGCATTCTGGGTGATTGTCCATCTGTATCCTTTCCTCAAAGGTCTGATGGGTCGTCAGAACCGAACACCGACAATTGTCGTTGTGTGGTCCATTCTCCTTGCTTCCATCTTCTCCTTGTTGTGGGTGAGGGTTGATCCATTCACCACTAGAGTCACTGGTCCAGATGTGCAGCTATGTGGAATCAACTGTTAA